The Lysobacter enzymogenes DNA segment CCTCTACACCGGCCTGTTCTCGCTGCTGTTCTCGCTGCTGACCACGTACCTGATCTCCTGGCATACCTACCGCACCTCCAAGCGGCTGGTGTCGCCGGTGAGCTGGCTGGCCAACGTGGTCTCGCAATGGGACCCGCGCGATCCCGACACCAGCCTGATCGAGCCGATCAAATTCCCCTACGACCCCGGCAGCGAAGTGCGCCGGCTGTCGAGCGCGCTCAGCGGCCTGGCCGAACGCGTCAGCGACTTCGTCCAGCGCGAGCGCGATTTCACCCGCGACGCCAGCCACGAACTGCGCACGCCGCTGACTGTGATCCGGGTCGCCACCGACCTGATGCTGGCCGACCCGGACACGCCGGTGCGCGCGCAACGCTCGCTGCTGCGGGTGCAGCGCGCCGGCCGCGACATGGAGGCGGTCATCGACGCCTTCCTGATCCTGGCGCGCGAATCCGATGTCGAGCCGCAGTCGGAGGAGTTCGCGGTGCGCGACATCGTCGACAACGAGATGGAACGCATCCTGCCGCTGCTCAACGGCAAGCCGGTGGAGCTGCACCTCTACGACGAGGGCGGCCCGCGCCTGACCGCGCCGCCGCACGCGCTGGGGGTGATGATCGGCAACCTGCTCAGCAACGCGGTGCGCTTCACCGACAGCGGCCGCATCGACGTGCGCCTGAGCCGCGACGGCATCGAGATCCGCGACACCGGCATCGGCATGTCGGTGGAAACCCTGACCAAGGCCTTCACCCCGTTCTACCGCGCCGATTTTTCCGCCGGCGACGGCAAGGGCATGGGCCTGTCGATCGTGCGCCGGCTCGGCGAGCGCTTCGGCTGGCCGGTGACCCTGACCAGCGCGCCGGGGCAGGGCACGACCGCGGTGATCCGGTTCAAGCCGGGCTTGCCGCCGCCGCTCGCGCCGATGACGCCGCCCGCGCCGGTGCCGCGGGTGCCTGAGGCCTGAGTTCGGGCGCGGGCACGGGACGCCGCCTGCCGCAGCCGGCTGTTGTGGGAGGGCCTTCAGGCCCGATGCTTTCCGCCCAGATCGCGGCGATCCGACACAAAAGCATCGGGCCTGAAGGCCCTCCCACAAGAGCGATGCGACGCTCCGCTTCGCCGCGGCATCCATGAACCGACGCCGCTTGCCGCCGCTTCGCGCCCTCGCCCAAACTGAACATCGGCACCGCGCTCCGCGAAACCGCCGCATTCGCTGTCAACCCCATTCAGTCCCGCGCGTTCGCACCCGCAAAGCCCACTGTCCCGAACCCATGAGCGCAGCCCAGCCGTCCACGCCCCGCCCCGCGTCTTCCCTGCGCCCGCGCAAGTCGCCCTGGCCCAAGCGCGCCGCCATCGTCGTGGCGGTGCTGGTCCTGGCCGGAGCCGGCTGGCATTTCTACAGCCAGCGCAGCGCCGAGGAAGCGGCCGGCGCGTACCGCACCGCCAAGATCGAGCGCGGCGACATCCGCGTGACCATCTCCGCCACCGGCGCGCTGTCGGCGATCTCCACCGTGGACGTCGGCAGCCAGATCTCGGGCCAGGTGATCGATGTGCTGGCCGACTACAACGATCACGTCACCAAGGGCCAGGTGATCGCGCGCATCGATCCGAGCACCTACGAGGCGCAGATCAACCAGGGCAACGCCCAGGTCGCCAACGCCCGCGCCTCGCTCGCCACCGCGCAGGCGACGCTGCGCAACGCCGAACTCGATTACCAGCGCAAGTCCTCGCTGGTGAAGGACCAGCTGATCGCGCGCAGCGACGCCGACCTGGCCCGCGCCGCGCTCGACCAGGCCCGCGCCCAGCTCAACGGCGCGCAGGCGCAGATCGAGCAGCAGCTGGCTTCGACCCAGACCTCGCGCCTGAACCTGCAGCGCACGGTGATCCGCGCGCCGGTCGACGGCGTGGTGCTGACCCGCAGCATCGAGCCCGGCCAGACCGTGGCCGCGAGCCTGCAGGCGCCGGTGCTGTTCCAGATCGCCGAAGACCTGTCGAAGATGGAGATCGTGCTGGCGATCGACGAGGCCGACATCGGCCAGGTCAAGCCGGGCCAGGCGGTCAACTTCACCGTCGATTCTTTCCCCGACCGCAAGTTCCGCGGCGCCGTGCAGCAGGTGCGGCTGTCGGCGACCAACACCAGCAACGTGATCACCTATCCGGTAGTGGTCGCGGTCGACAACGCCGACGGCGTGTTGCTGCCGGGCATGACCGCCAACGCCGAGATCGAGGTCAGCCACCGCGACGACGTGCTGCGGGTCGGCAACGCCGCGCTGCGCTACAAGCCCGACGACGATGCCGCGGCCGCGCCCGGCGCGCCCGCCGGCGGCGCCGGCGGACAGCGCGGCGGCCTGGGCGGCGACCTGCCGCGCGTGGCCGAACAGCTCAAGCTCGACGCCAACCAGCGCGCCGCCTTCGACGCCGCGCTGGAGCAGATGAAGCAGCGCATGGCCGCGCGCGCCGGCGGCGCGGCCGCGGGCGGCGCCAGCGGCGGCCCGCCGGCGGGCGGCGCGCCCAACATCATCATGGGCGGGCGCGGACCGGGCGGTGGCGGCGGCAACAACAACCGCAACCGCGCCGCCGGAGCGGTCTCCGGCGCCGCGCGCCAGCGCATGCTGGAGCGCTTCAACCAGCAGTTCGGCGCGTTCCGCGCGCTGCTCAGCGACGAACAGAAGCAGAAGTGGGACAGCGAAGTCGGCGCCCTGGTCAGCGCGCGCCGCGCGCCGCTGTACAAGCTGGTCGGCGGCAAGCCCGAGGCGGTGACGGTGCGGGTCGGCGCCAGCGACGGCAGCTGGACCGAGGTCTCGGGCAACATCAAGGAAGGCGACGAGGTCGTCGTCGGCACCGGACGCGGCGCGAAATGAGCGCCGTGGCCGCCACGCCGGCCGCCGCGGTCATCGAGACGCGCGCGCTGGGCAAGGTCTATTCGCCCGGCAGCGAGGCCGAAGTGATCGCGCTGCACGGCGTCGACCTGCGCATCGCGCGCGGCGAGTTCGTCGCGATCATGGGCCCGTCGGGCTCGGGCAAGTCGACTTTGATGAACCTGATCGGCTGCCTCGACACGCCCACCAGCGGCGTCTACCTGTGCGACGGCGTCGATGTCGCCACGCTCGACAAGGAAGAGCGCGCGATCCTGCGCCGCGACAAGATCGGCTTCGTGTTCCAGGGCTTCAACCTGCTGCCGCGCATGAACGCGCTGGAGAACGTGGCGATGCCGATGGGCTACGCCAACGTGCGCCACGACGAACGCGCGCAGCGCGCGCAAGAAGCGCTGGAAGCGGTCGGCCTGGGCCAGCGCGCCGGGCATCGACCGAGCGAGCTGTCCGGCGGCCAGCAGCAGCGCGTGGCGATCGCGCGCGCGCTGATCAACCGCCCGCCGATCCTGCTCGCCGACGAACCCACCGGCGCGCTCGACACCCGCACCGGCGAGGAGATCCTGGCGCTGTTCAAGAGCCTGCAGGCGCGCGACCACACCGTGGTGCTGATCACCCACGATCCCGACGTGGCCGCGCACGCCGACCGCATCTTCGTGATGCGCGACGGCGAACTGCACGAGCAGGAGCGGGAGCCGGAGCAACAGCAAAAGCGAGACCTGGAGCGATGAACTTCTTCGAAGTGCTGCGCACGGCGGTGTTCGCTCTGCGAGGCAACTGGCTGCGCAGCGCGCTGACCTCGCTCGGCGTGATCATCGGCATCGCCGCGGTGATCGTGATGGTCTCGGTCGGCCAGGGCACCCAGTCGGAAATCGACAAGCTGGTCTCGGGCCTGGGCTCCAACCGGCTGGACATCAGTTCCGGCGGCGGCGGGCGCGGCACCGGCGGCGTGCGCCTGAGTTCGTCGAGCTTCTTCACCCTGACCGAGGCCGACGCCGA contains these protein-coding regions:
- a CDS encoding sensor histidine kinase gives rise to the protein MPQGLPRKIKLAFILQALIGSIAITLGILLAGLAVRHVVLEQRMQREADDYWDGRKRDPEYPLPRTSTTRGHFVPTGASDSVLPAQMRAVGSGLHNLPGGGKVVLVDRREAGSFYLVYATSLIDEAILYTGLFSLLFSLLTTYLISWHTYRTSKRLVSPVSWLANVVSQWDPRDPDTSLIEPIKFPYDPGSEVRRLSSALSGLAERVSDFVQRERDFTRDASHELRTPLTVIRVATDLMLADPDTPVRAQRSLLRVQRAGRDMEAVIDAFLILARESDVEPQSEEFAVRDIVDNEMERILPLLNGKPVELHLYDEGGPRLTAPPHALGVMIGNLLSNAVRFTDSGRIDVRLSRDGIEIRDTGIGMSVETLTKAFTPFYRADFSAGDGKGMGLSIVRRLGERFGWPVTLTSAPGQGTTAVIRFKPGLPPPLAPMTPPAPVPRVPEA
- a CDS encoding DUF6053 domain-containing protein, giving the protein MCRIAAIWAESIGPEGPPTTAGCGRRRPVPAPELRPQAPAAPARAASSARAAAASPA
- a CDS encoding DUF6053 domain-containing protein; the protein is MGGPSGPMLSAQIAAIRHKSIGPEGPPTRAMRRSASPRHP
- a CDS encoding efflux RND transporter periplasmic adaptor subunit, with protein sequence MSAAQPSTPRPASSLRPRKSPWPKRAAIVVAVLVLAGAGWHFYSQRSAEEAAGAYRTAKIERGDIRVTISATGALSAISTVDVGSQISGQVIDVLADYNDHVTKGQVIARIDPSTYEAQINQGNAQVANARASLATAQATLRNAELDYQRKSSLVKDQLIARSDADLARAALDQARAQLNGAQAQIEQQLASTQTSRLNLQRTVIRAPVDGVVLTRSIEPGQTVAASLQAPVLFQIAEDLSKMEIVLAIDEADIGQVKPGQAVNFTVDSFPDRKFRGAVQQVRLSATNTSNVITYPVVVAVDNADGVLLPGMTANAEIEVSHRDDVLRVGNAALRYKPDDDAAAAPGAPAGGAGGQRGGLGGDLPRVAEQLKLDANQRAAFDAALEQMKQRMAARAGGAAAGGASGGPPAGGAPNIIMGGRGPGGGGGNNNRNRAAGAVSGAARQRMLERFNQQFGAFRALLSDEQKQKWDSEVGALVSARRAPLYKLVGGKPEAVTVRVGASDGSWTEVSGNIKEGDEVVVGTGRGAK
- a CDS encoding ABC transporter ATP-binding protein: MSAVAATPAAAVIETRALGKVYSPGSEAEVIALHGVDLRIARGEFVAIMGPSGSGKSTLMNLIGCLDTPTSGVYLCDGVDVATLDKEERAILRRDKIGFVFQGFNLLPRMNALENVAMPMGYANVRHDERAQRAQEALEAVGLGQRAGHRPSELSGGQQQRVAIARALINRPPILLADEPTGALDTRTGEEILALFKSLQARDHTVVLITHDPDVAAHADRIFVMRDGELHEQEREPEQQQKRDLER